From Aedes albopictus strain Foshan chromosome 1, AalbF5, whole genome shotgun sequence, one genomic window encodes:
- the LOC109432040 gene encoding basic helix-loop-helix transcription factor amos-like produces MSGMCFFPSPPYSDDLRSPSPSVKSIKSSSCPQYIPLTSLEYVRNLTYSQQQQRVNISVETCERIATPHWIHQRSPGKASPPSKAKPTKKPSSKSRKVIPPVIRRKRRLAANARERKRMHALNDAFDRLRQYLPTIGNDRQLSKHETLQMAQSYISALSALLK; encoded by the coding sequence ATGTCCGGAATGTGCTTCTTTCCATCGCCTCCGTACAGTGACGATCTGCGCTCACCCAGTCCCAGTGTGAAATCAATCAAGTCATCGTCGTGTCCTCAGTACATTCCGCTAACCTCGTTGGAGTACGTTCGCAATTTGACCTActcccagcagcagcagcgggtTAACATCAGTGTGGAAACGTGCGAAAGGATTGCTACGCCGCACTGGATCCATCAAAGAAGCCCGGGCAAAGCGTCACCACCATCGAAGGCGAAGCCTACTAAGAAACCCTCCAGCAAAAGCAGAAAGGTGATTCCACCGGTGATTCGAAGGAAGCGACGCCTGGCGGCTAACGCCCGCGAACGGAAACGGATGCACGCGCTGAACGATGCGTTCGATCGGTTGCGACAATATCTGCCCACCATTGGCAACGATCGCCAGTTGTCCAAGCACGAAACGCTGCAGATGGCCCAGAGCTACATCTCCGCGCTGAGCGCGCTGTTGAAGTAG